In Bacillus thuringiensis, the DNA window AATAATTGATGTTGTTCTTCTACATTTAAATTTTGAAACTGCTCCGCTTGGAATGTTTCTTGAGGCGGGACGATTTCTTCATATAAAGCTTTTCCCTTTTCTGTTAACGAAATATATTTTGTAGTACCTTCTTGTTCACGACGAATCCACTCTAGCTGCTCCATTTTATTTAAAAGCTGCGTGATATTTCCCTTCGTAACAAATAGTTTATTTCCAAGCTCTTGCTGCGTTAGACGATTATGCCCTCCAACTTGAGCAAGTACATCAAACTGAGCAGCAGATACATTCCATTCTTTCAAATGCTGATTCGTCTCACGAATACTTTTGTTATAAAAACGTGATAAACGAAACCATAATAGTAATCCAAGTCTATCTTCTGTTTTCATTCTATCACCTCGCTCATTTCATACCATTAGTTTAGGACTAAACTTTATAAAAGTCAATTACTTACTTTTAGTAAATAACAAAGAAAGCACAGTGCTATTTCTCCACTATGCTTTACATTAACCTTCTACTTTTATATTCATCTAACTTCCTTTCCGCGAACTTCCTCGCATCTTTCTCAATCCATCTATCTTCGTACAATTCACTTCCAACATACAATACTTCGCTCTTATGCTGCATCGCATGGCGAAATTCATGCAGTAGTGTTTTGAGCACTTGCTCATACTCTTCCCATATGCAAACGAAAATTAATTGTTTTTCTTTATGATAAAAACCACCTACTGGGAATAAAAATTCCTCTTCTTCTTCTCCTAATGATAGAAGCACATGATTCGCATCACACGTATCACAAAAAATAACTGGCGTTTTACATACTTCAATCAATGAAAACAAATCATCTCTAAGCCTTTTGACATCCCAAGGAAGCTCCGAATCCAACACATACCAATTCTCCACCTGTTGATATACATTTTGAAACTGGAGTTCCATTTTTCTATAATCCCCTTTCCAAACTCCTTTTCCTATATGTATGCCACAATCTGTAAAATATTAAACATACTCTTTCTCCTTTTGAAAAATGACAATAAAAAAAGAATCTATGTCAGCATAGATTCTTTTTCTACAATCATTGTTTTATTCAGTTAGTCTTCGTATCCCACTTAAAGATTTTATTTAAAAATTTATATACATTCTTTGACTCTTTCGTCAGAAGTGGACCTAAAATCGATAGTATAAGCACGTATAGTGCCGAGAATGGCTTTAGTACTGACATTAAACCACCGGCGATACCGATATTGGCCATAATGATGGAGAATTCTCCCCTTGAAACGATTGTTAATCCAATATTTGTTGACGCTTTATGAGATAATCCAGCTTGTCGCCCTGCAATCATACCTGCAACAAAGTTACCGATAATTGTAAGAAGGACAGCACCTAATGTTAACCATATCGCTCCGCCCAATGAGAACGGATCAATACTTAATCCGAAACTGAAGAAGAAAATAGCTCCGAAAAAGTCTCTAAATGGAACAACAAGATGTTCAATTCTGTCACTATGCTCTGTCTCAGAGAAAACTAATCCTAAAAGAAGTGCTCCAATTGCCTCGGCAACGTGAATTGTTTCTGAGAAACCTGCAATAAAGAATAACGAAGCAAATACCACAATAATGAAAATTTCATCTGAACTAATATTGAGCAATTTATTTAATAACGGTGTAGCCTTTCTAGCCACAATAAAGAATAGAAGCATGTATCCTAAAGCAATTCCAATTGAAGTGAGGGCACCTAAGAAGGAAGCATGATCCCCTAGAACTAAACCAGAAACAACTGATAAATATACAGCAAGGAATATATCTTCAAACATAATAATTCCTAAAATTAATTCGGTCTCATTATTACCAGTTCTTCTTAAATCCACTAACACTTTAGCAACGATAGCACTAGAAGAAATCGTAATAATACCCGCGATAATTAAGATTTCTAGTAAAGGGAATCCCATTATAAATCCGTATAATAATCCGAGTGAAAAGTTAATTAAAATATAAATCGTTCCACCAATCGCAATAGAACGTCCAGATTTAATTAGTTTTTTCATCGAAAACTCTAGTCCTAGATAGAACAGAAGGAACAGAACGCCAATCC includes these proteins:
- a CDS encoding cation:proton antiporter; protein product: MDTLIFEVGTALVLVAIAAVIAGKFKFSVIPFLIVLGMLVGPHAPTIGVIDFKFIESANVISFLGRIGVLFLLFYLGLEFSMKKLIKSGRSIAIGGTIYILINFSLGLLYGFIMGFPLLEILIIAGIITISSSAIVAKVLVDLRRTGNNETELILGIIMFEDIFLAVYLSVVSGLVLGDHASFLGALTSIGIALGYMLLFFIVARKATPLLNKLLNISSDEIFIIVVFASLFFIAGFSETIHVAEAIGALLLGLVFSETEHSDRIEHLVVPFRDFFGAIFFFSFGLSIDPFSLGGAIWLTLGAVLLTIIGNFVAGMIAGRQAGLSHKASTNIGLTIVSRGEFSIIMANIGIAGGLMSVLKPFSALYVLILSILGPLLTKESKNVYKFLNKIFKWDTKTN
- a CDS encoding DUF3920 family protein — translated: MELQFQNVYQQVENWYVLDSELPWDVKRLRDDLFSLIEVCKTPVIFCDTCDANHVLLSLGEEEEEFLFPVGGFYHKEKQLIFVCIWEEYEQVLKTLLHEFRHAMQHKSEVLYVGSELYEDRWIEKDARKFAERKLDEYKSRRLM
- a CDS encoding MarR family winged helix-turn-helix transcriptional regulator — its product is MKTEDRLGLLLWFRLSRFYNKSIRETNQHLKEWNVSAAQFDVLAQVGGHNRLTQQELGNKLFVTKGNITQLLNKMEQLEWIRREQEGTTKYISLTEKGKALYEEIVPPQETFQAEQFQNLNVEEQHQLLQLLKKLQ